From the genome of Muricauda sp. SCSIO 64092, one region includes:
- a CDS encoding YdeI/OmpD-associated family protein has translation MPELKELYFKDDMAWRNWLHKNYANPEGIYLIFYAVDHEMPSMRWEEAVRVALCYGWIDSTVKSLGNGKRRQYFCPRKPKSVWSKVNKDHIKELTKAGLLHESGFTAIATAKENGSWTALDDVENGIIPDDLQKAFNRSKKAFENYQGLTRGQRKSYLYWLNQAKRKETRQKRITEIIDLCKKGVKSRNTR, from the coding sequence ATGCCTGAACTTAAAGAACTTTACTTCAAAGACGACATGGCCTGGCGCAATTGGTTGCATAAAAACTATGCAAATCCCGAAGGGATCTATCTTATTTTCTATGCGGTTGATCATGAAATGCCCAGCATGCGATGGGAAGAAGCGGTTCGAGTGGCCCTGTGCTATGGTTGGATTGATAGTACCGTTAAAAGTCTGGGCAATGGCAAAAGGCGACAATATTTTTGTCCCCGAAAACCAAAAAGTGTTTGGAGCAAGGTAAACAAAGATCACATCAAGGAATTGACAAAAGCCGGCCTTCTGCATGAAAGTGGATTCACGGCCATAGCAACAGCCAAGGAAAATGGTTCCTGGACGGCTTTGGATGATGTAGAAAATGGAATAATCCCCGATGATCTTCAAAAAGCGTTCAATCGAAGTAAAAAAGCCTTTGAAAATTACCAGGGCCTAACCCGTGGACAACGAAAGAGCTACCTGTATTGGCTGAACCAGGCCAAAAGAAAGGAAACCCGACAAAAAAGGATCACAGAAATCATCGACCTCTGCAAAAAGGGGGTAAAATCAAGAAATACACGCTAG
- a CDS encoding S41 family peptidase gives MKSFTLVFSLFLTMASLGQINPKWARYPAISPDGSAIVFTYKGNLFRVASDGGVATQLTFHKAHDYKAVWSKDGKRIAFASDRYGNFDIFVMDALGGAATRLTFHSNDETPYTFSHDDAYVLFGAVRQDAVEHRQYPTRVQPELYKVASNAGKVDQVLTVPMEDVQVNNDGRFMLYHDQKGYENAFRKHHVSAIARDLWKYDFEGDRHTQLTSFKGEDRNPVLSKDEKTVYYLSEESGSFNVHRFSLENPGQNQQLTTLTTHPVRSLSYGNESMAFSYDGEIYTLRDGDPPKKVNILIRTQDAANTDQFISINSDIREMAIAPNGKEIAFVARGEVFVTAVEGGLTKRLTNTPEQERFVQFTADGNAVAYASERDGKWQIYQTEKVRKEEPYFFAATLLNEKLVLAKDVDCYLPEFSPDGNLMAFIEDRRTLKVLNLKSKEEKTLLTPDELYHFQDGDKYFKWSPDSKWLAVSWGKTLSNGEVLLLSSDGSRKENLTQSGYYDFMPKWVDGGKQLIWFSNRDGLKSYATSGRTQADVYGMFLTQEGWDNYKMSEEEYDLMKLLEENGNDEKDENDDSKKKKGKKGEEKNEGETKPLVFDWEDIRERKARLTIHSSTLGDAILSKDGEKLYYLARFEKHMNLWETELRTKKTKMLISLGAKKASLQWDAKQENLFLLSDGKIFKVDLAGASKKPIKMKSEMLLDTDAERQHMFEHVWLRTNAIFYHSNFHGMDWDMLRKAYEKYVPHLGNSYEFAEMISELLGELNVSHAGGRFNGKIPNEDATASLGIFMDYAHVGNGIRIVEVIKGGPLDKASFSIAEGSIIEKINGETVLENVDPAKYLNRIAETFTLLEVLDPKTQKRQQITMKPITLAEENRLLYKRWVKTNEKEVEEKSGGQLGYVHIPGMSDGPYRHIYEQMLGKFADKKAVIVDTRFNGGGDLVADLAMFFTGEPFISYETEDRKVGGEPTSRWTKPTLAIFNESMYSDGHCFASGYTDLKIGKTVGMPVPGTCSFAGWERLPDGGRWGVVPVSAKNKAGEWMENNQTEPMIMVKNSPDVIDKGVDQQLERSIEELLLDVGQ, from the coding sequence ATGAAAAGTTTCACACTGGTTTTTTCCTTATTCCTCACTATGGCCTCATTGGGACAGATCAATCCAAAATGGGCCCGCTATCCGGCCATTTCACCGGACGGTTCTGCCATTGTTTTCACCTATAAGGGGAACCTGTTCCGGGTGGCTTCGGACGGGGGAGTGGCAACGCAACTCACTTTTCATAAAGCACATGACTATAAGGCGGTTTGGAGCAAAGATGGAAAACGAATCGCCTTTGCATCCGATCGGTATGGGAATTTTGACATTTTTGTGATGGATGCCTTAGGTGGAGCGGCCACACGTCTTACGTTCCATAGCAATGATGAAACCCCCTATACGTTTTCCCATGACGACGCCTATGTCCTTTTTGGAGCGGTGCGACAAGATGCCGTAGAACATCGTCAATACCCCACGCGGGTGCAACCGGAATTGTATAAGGTGGCCTCCAATGCAGGTAAGGTAGATCAGGTGTTGACGGTTCCCATGGAAGATGTACAGGTAAACAATGACGGGCGTTTTATGCTGTATCACGATCAAAAGGGGTATGAGAATGCGTTTAGGAAGCATCATGTTTCCGCAATAGCCCGTGACCTATGGAAATACGATTTTGAAGGGGACAGGCATACCCAGCTTACCTCATTTAAGGGGGAGGACCGAAATCCCGTACTTTCCAAAGATGAAAAAACGGTATACTATTTAAGCGAAGAGAGTGGTAGTTTTAATGTGCATCGTTTTAGCCTGGAAAATCCGGGCCAGAATCAGCAACTTACTACCTTAACGACACATCCCGTTCGTTCGTTGTCCTACGGTAATGAAAGCATGGCTTTTAGCTATGATGGTGAGATTTATACCTTAAGGGATGGGGACCCTCCAAAAAAGGTAAATATTCTAATTCGGACCCAAGATGCCGCGAATACGGACCAATTTATCTCCATTAATTCCGATATCCGGGAAATGGCCATAGCCCCAAATGGAAAGGAGATTGCCTTTGTTGCCAGGGGCGAGGTTTTTGTCACCGCGGTGGAGGGCGGACTTACCAAGCGCCTGACCAATACACCGGAACAGGAGCGTTTTGTCCAATTTACGGCAGATGGGAATGCGGTTGCCTATGCCAGTGAGCGCGATGGGAAATGGCAAATTTATCAAACGGAAAAAGTACGTAAGGAAGAGCCTTACTTCTTTGCAGCAACATTGCTTAATGAAAAATTGGTCTTGGCAAAGGACGTTGATTGTTATTTGCCCGAATTTTCCCCGGACGGAAATCTAATGGCATTTATTGAGGACAGAAGAACCTTAAAAGTGCTAAACCTGAAGTCAAAAGAGGAAAAAACACTTTTGACCCCCGATGAATTATACCATTTTCAAGATGGGGATAAATATTTTAAATGGAGTCCGGATAGCAAATGGTTGGCAGTTTCATGGGGGAAAACCTTGAGTAATGGCGAAGTTTTATTGCTATCGTCGGATGGTTCCAGAAAAGAAAACCTTACCCAAAGCGGCTATTATGATTTTATGCCCAAATGGGTCGATGGGGGTAAACAACTCATTTGGTTCAGTAATAGGGACGGCCTTAAAAGCTATGCCACAAGCGGGAGAACCCAGGCGGACGTATACGGTATGTTCTTAACACAGGAAGGATGGGACAATTACAAAATGTCCGAGGAAGAATATGATTTGATGAAGTTATTGGAGGAGAACGGAAATGACGAAAAGGATGAAAACGACGATTCCAAAAAGAAAAAAGGGAAAAAAGGGGAGGAGAAAAATGAAGGGGAAACAAAACCCCTGGTGTTTGATTGGGAGGATATTAGGGAACGCAAGGCACGCCTTACCATCCATTCCTCAACCCTTGGGGACGCCATTTTATCCAAGGATGGGGAAAAGCTATACTACCTGGCCCGTTTTGAAAAACACATGAACCTTTGGGAAACGGAACTGCGTACTAAAAAGACCAAAATGCTCATTTCCCTTGGAGCAAAAAAGGCGAGCTTACAATGGGATGCCAAACAGGAGAACCTTTTCCTATTGAGTGATGGGAAGATTTTCAAAGTGGATCTGGCCGGGGCATCCAAAAAGCCGATTAAAATGAAATCTGAAATGTTACTGGACACGGATGCCGAACGTCAACATATGTTTGAACATGTTTGGCTGCGTACCAATGCCATTTTTTATCACTCCAATTTTCACGGTATGGACTGGGACATGCTCAGAAAAGCGTATGAAAAGTACGTTCCGCATTTGGGTAACTCTTATGAATTTGCCGAAATGATATCGGAACTATTGGGAGAATTGAATGTGAGTCATGCTGGGGGGCGGTTCAATGGAAAAATCCCCAATGAGGATGCAACGGCCAGTTTGGGCATTTTTATGGATTATGCACATGTGGGAAATGGTATCAGGATTGTCGAGGTCATTAAGGGCGGTCCGTTGGACAAGGCCTCTTTTTCCATCGCCGAAGGAAGTATCATCGAAAAAATAAATGGGGAAACCGTACTGGAAAATGTGGATCCGGCCAAATACCTTAATCGTATCGCGGAAACATTTACCTTATTGGAGGTTCTTGATCCCAAAACCCAAAAAAGACAACAAATTACAATGAAACCCATTACCCTAGCGGAGGAAAACCGACTGTTGTACAAAAGGTGGGTGAAGACGAACGAAAAAGAAGTTGAAGAAAAGAGTGGGGGCCAGTTAGGTTATGTTCATATTCCTGGAATGAGTGATGGTCCTTACCGTCACATTTATGAACAGATGTTGGGGAAATTTGCCGATAAAAAGGCGGTCATTGTGGATACTCGATTTAATGGCGGAGGGGATTTGGTGGCCGATTTGGCCATGTTCTTTACCGGAGAACCTTTTATAAGTTACGAAACGGAGGATCGAAAGGTTGGGGGTGAGCCAACGTCCAGATGGACAAAGCCCACCTTGGCCATTTTTAATGAATCCATGTATAGTGATGGTCATTGTTTTGCAAGCGGTTATACGGATTTAAAAATTGGAAAAACCGTGGGTATGCCCGTACCGGGAACCTGTAGCTTTGCCGGTTGGGAGCGCTTGCCTGACGGCGGTCGTTGGGGTGTGGTACCCGTAAGTGCCAAGAATAAAGCAGGGGAGTGGATGGAAAACAACCAGACCGAACCGATGATTATGGTGAAAAACAGCCCGGATGTCATTGATAAGGGAGTGGACCAACAATTGGAACGTTCCATTGAGGAGCTCTTACTGGATGTCGGACAATAA
- a CDS encoding leucine-rich repeat protein — protein sequence MERRLRCILSAILMALAGLNGYGQNIFDVEGYWYEITSSTSTPPQVEITGYDEVNFGTEVTIPVTVNHNGTDHDVTAIRKHAFDNKQLERVTFTDTPGTPSKLTSIGEGAFSRNQLTEVAIPNSVTSIGEWAFIHNKLDRVTFTNTPVTPNKVTSIGEGAFWGNQLTEVAIPYGVTDIGDIAFENNQLDSVTFINFPGTTLGSVTSIGAQAFAGNQLTKVVIPNSVTSIGYFAFKNNKLDSVTFTDTPVTPSKVTSIRFGAFQDNQLTKVVIPNSVTSIGNFAFWNNQLTEVAIPGSVTRIGDGAFLDNQLTEVAIPGSVTSIGNGAFLHNHLTEVTMEADDPPALHTDAFQNPGRDQIDLIVPAGRRQAYLDDGRWTGFKSITIKTFADGGIRYGIISPTEVEVTGYTGTATEVAIPPTANDDIRTFDVTAIGNRAFLGKGLTSVTMPDGLTRIGDNAFQDNQLTSVTMPDGVTSIGHSAFRDNQLTSMTIPDGAISIGHSAFQDNQLTEVAIPDGVTDIGDNAFQNNQLTEVAIPDGVTDIGHSAFQNNRLTSVAVPDGVTRIGHSTFHNNRLTHVAIPDGVTEIGDNTFQNNDLSSVVIPNSVGNIGRSAFGDNPYLGMMTVEADDPPALDADAFGGLYDNDTNLRGQIHLIVPPGRVQAYLDNGWRGFKSISDGSDLPLPTIGAPQSVGGLGPFTVDISFDGEVTGLGLDDIEVAHATVSSLSGSGSTYTATLEPTSLCDGVPITVDVPVNVAESTATGFPNQAAAQVIVAVVDAIAPTIACPADVVADAADNGTGDCTATVALGSPVAEDNCSVASVVAQVNGTEVDPDTYAFGIGTTTVTWMVSDGSGNTASCQQTVTVGEDLDNLVAMAKDITVQLDADGTASISPDMVDNGSNYGCGSIPELSLDRDTFTCGDVGVPITVVLTAAHSTNTATATALVTVVENLDNLVASAKDITVQLDADGTASISPDMVDNGSNYGCNNTPELSLDITTFDCDDVGTPVTVVLTAAQGSETATATAKVTVEANGNCELGPLTDFNRGFSPNGDGIGDTLVIEGLEHYRNNVVRIYDLGQRLLFSAHYGGPGDAWDGTDERGLVPVGSYVCVIDYNEPELGHEAKMIYVNY from the coding sequence ATGGAAAGACGACTACGATGTATCCTATCCGCCATTCTTATGGCGTTGGCGGGCCTTAACGGGTATGGCCAAAATATTTTTGATGTTGAGGGCTACTGGTATGAAATCACATCTTCAACTTCAACTCCCCCTCAAGTTGAGATCACAGGCTATGATGAAGTCAATTTCGGAACAGAGGTGACCATACCCGTAACGGTCAACCACAACGGCACCGATCACGATGTGACCGCCATTCGCAAGCATGCTTTTGATAATAAGCAATTGGAGAGGGTCACTTTCACCGACACCCCGGGCACGCCGAGCAAGCTCACCAGTATTGGGGAGGGTGCTTTTTCCAGAAACCAATTGACCGAGGTTGCCATACCTAACAGTGTCACCAGTATTGGGGAATGGGCCTTTATCCATAACAAATTGGACAGGGTCACTTTCACCAACACCCCGGTCACGCCGAACAAGGTCACCAGTATTGGGGAAGGTGCTTTTTGGGGCAACCAATTGACCGAGGTGGCCATACCCTATGGTGTCACCGATATCGGGGACATTGCTTTTGAAAACAACCAATTGGACAGTGTCACTTTCATCAACTTCCCGGGCACGACGTTGGGCAGTGTCACCAGTATTGGGGCTCAGGCTTTTGCAGGAAACCAATTGACCAAGGTTGTCATACCCAACAGTGTCACCAGTATTGGGTATTTTGCCTTTAAAAACAACAAATTGGACAGTGTCACTTTCACCGACACCCCGGTCACGCCGAGCAAGGTCACCAGTATCAGGTTCGGTGCTTTTCAGGATAACCAATTGACCAAGGTTGTCATACCCAACAGTGTGACCAGTATTGGGAATTTTGCTTTTTGGAACAACCAATTGACCGAGGTGGCCATACCGGGCAGTGTGACCCGTATTGGGGATGGGGCTTTTTTGGACAACCAATTGACCGAGGTGGCCATACCGGGCAGTGTGACCAGTATTGGGAATGGGGCTTTTTTGCACAACCATTTGACCGAGGTGACGATGGAGGCCGACGACCCACCTGCGCTCCATACGGATGCCTTTCAAAATCCGGGCCGTGATCAAATAGATCTGATAGTGCCCGCAGGGAGGAGACAGGCCTATTTGGACGACGGGCGGTGGACGGGGTTCAAATCCATCACCATCAAGACCTTTGCCGATGGTGGCATCAGATACGGAATCATTTCTCCGACCGAAGTGGAGGTCACAGGCTATACCGGTACGGCAACAGAGGTGGCCATCCCCCCAACGGCGAATGATGACATTAGGACCTTTGACGTTACCGCTATTGGAAACAGGGCTTTCCTGGGGAAGGGATTGACGAGTGTGACCATGCCCGACGGTTTGACCCGTATCGGGGACAATGCTTTTCAGGACAACCAATTGACCAGTGTGACCATGCCCGACGGTGTGACCAGTATTGGGCACAGTGCTTTTCGGGATAACCAATTGACCAGTATGACCATACCCGATGGTGCTATCAGTATTGGACACAGTGCTTTTCAGGATAACCAATTGACCGAGGTGGCCATACCCGATGGTGTCACCGATATTGGGGATAATGCTTTTCAAAACAACCAATTGACCGAGGTGGCCATACCCGATGGTGTCACCGATATTGGGCACAGTGCTTTTCAAAATAACCGGTTGACCAGTGTGGCAGTACCGGACGGTGTGACCCGTATTGGGCACAGTACTTTTCATAACAACCGGTTGACCCATGTGGCCATACCCGATGGTGTCACCGAAATCGGGGACAATACTTTTCAGAACAACGATCTGTCCAGTGTGGTCATTCCCAACAGCGTTGGCAATATTGGCCGATCGGCCTTTGGAGACAATCCGTACCTTGGCATGATGACGGTGGAGGCCGACGACCCACCTGCGCTCGATGCGGATGCCTTTGGAGGTCTTTACGATAACGATACCAATCTTCGTGGCCAAATACACCTTATAGTGCCCCCGGGAAGGGTACAGGCCTATTTGGACAATGGGTGGAGGGGCTTCAAATCCATATCGGATGGCAGTGACCTTCCCCTGCCGACCATTGGTGCCCCACAGAGTGTAGGTGGTCTTGGGCCCTTTACGGTCGACATTTCGTTCGATGGCGAGGTCACGGGTCTTGGGTTGGACGATATTGAAGTGGCCCATGCCACGGTAAGCTCCCTTTCGGGGAGCGGATCGACCTATACCGCTACCCTTGAACCCACATCGCTCTGTGATGGTGTCCCCATCACCGTCGATGTACCGGTCAATGTCGCGGAAAGCACCGCTACGGGCTTCCCCAACCAGGCGGCCGCGCAGGTCATTGTAGCTGTTGTGGATGCCATTGCCCCGACCATCGCCTGTCCCGCCGATGTGGTGGCCGATGCCGCTGACAATGGTACCGGTGACTGTACCGCCACCGTCGCCCTTGGCAGTCCCGTTGCCGAGGACAACTGTTCCGTAGCTTCTGTCGTTGCCCAGGTAAATGGTACGGAGGTGGACCCGGATACCTATGCGTTCGGCATCGGGACAACGACCGTGACCTGGATGGTGAGCGATGGTAGCGGGAACACCGCTTCCTGTCAGCAGACCGTGACCGTGGGAGAGGATTTGGACAACCTGGTGGCCATGGCAAAGGACATCACCGTACAATTGGATGCCGATGGAACAGCCTCCATCTCGCCCGATATGGTGGACAATGGTTCCAATTATGGCTGTGGCAGCATCCCGGAACTGAGCCTTGACAGGGATACCTTTACCTGTGGTGATGTGGGAGTCCCCATAACGGTGGTCCTTACCGCTGCCCATAGTACCAACACAGCCACGGCGACCGCTTTGGTGACCGTTGTGGAAAATTTGGACAACCTGGTGGCCAGTGCAAAGGACATCACCGTACAATTGGATGCCGATGGAACAGCCTCCATCTCGCCCGATATGGTGGACAATGGTTCCAATTATGGCTGTAACAACACCCCGGAACTGAGCTTGGATATAACCACCTTTGATTGTGATGATGTGGGCACCCCGGTAACGGTGGTCCTCACCGCCGCACAGGGCAGTGAAACGGCAACGGCGACCGCCAAAGTGACCGTGGAGGCGAACGGGAACTGTGAACTTGGGCCCCTTACGGATTTCAACAGGGGGTTTTCCCCAAACGGCGATGGCATTGGCGATACCCTGGTGATCGAGGGCCTTGAACACTATAGGAACAACGTGGTGAGGATATACGACCTGGGCCAACGCCTGCTGTTCAGCGCCCATTATGGCGGGCCCGGCGATGCCTGGGACGGCACCGATGAACGCGGGCTGGTGCCCGTGGGCTCCTATGTATGTGTCATCGACTACAACGAACCGGAGCTGGGCCATGAGGCAAAAATGATCTATGTGAATTATTGA
- a CDS encoding MFS transporter: MNKPAWYYLVLLILAGEAVFILPFVLPRIFRPTVLDVFEMTNLNYNLGVAIYGIIAMVSYPFGGPLADRFPPRKLIAVALWLTALGGILYARYPDLDTLKILYGYWGFTTIFLFWAPMIKATRVWGGDTSQGKAFGLLDGGRGLTGALFGVLGVFVFAAFLSSDVQEVTLAERQNAFAYVIYVASAIIVFIGILVWLFMKSNVDETKILVDRITAKELKQVLKLPSVWLLMVIILCSYVGYKITDVISQYANEVMLYDQVKSAQVGTFLQFLRPTTGIVVGLLVDRFRITFWLLSSLVFCVVGGIFFATGVIGPSTTVLFFISVVIIGVGVYAARALYFGVMREGRIPLVLTGTAVGLISLVGYTPDIFAGPAYGYFLDAYPGERGHQYVFWMLTGFSAMGAIAAFIYFKLYNKN; this comes from the coding sequence ATGAACAAACCCGCCTGGTATTATCTTGTACTTCTAATTTTGGCCGGAGAGGCAGTTTTTATCCTCCCTTTTGTATTGCCCCGCATTTTTAGGCCTACCGTACTGGACGTTTTTGAAATGACCAATTTGAACTATAACCTCGGTGTGGCCATTTACGGTATCATTGCTATGGTCTCATACCCTTTTGGTGGACCCCTGGCCGATAGGTTTCCGCCAAGAAAACTAATAGCGGTAGCCCTATGGCTTACGGCCCTGGGAGGCATTCTGTATGCCCGTTATCCTGATTTGGATACCTTAAAAATCCTATATGGATATTGGGGTTTTACCACTATATTTTTGTTTTGGGCACCCATGATAAAAGCCACTCGCGTTTGGGGCGGTGATACCTCACAGGGAAAGGCATTTGGCCTGTTGGATGGGGGGCGTGGACTTACAGGGGCTTTATTTGGGGTATTGGGTGTCTTTGTGTTTGCTGCTTTTTTGTCCTCCGATGTTCAGGAAGTTACACTCGCAGAGCGGCAAAATGCTTTTGCTTATGTAATTTATGTTGCCTCCGCTATTATTGTTTTCATTGGAATATTGGTTTGGCTGTTTATGAAATCCAACGTTGATGAAACGAAAATTTTAGTCGACCGAATAACCGCTAAAGAGCTAAAACAAGTGCTGAAATTGCCCTCTGTGTGGCTTTTAATGGTCATCATTCTATGCTCCTATGTAGGGTATAAAATAACGGATGTGATCTCCCAATATGCCAATGAGGTAATGTTGTATGACCAGGTGAAATCGGCCCAGGTGGGTACTTTCCTCCAATTTTTAAGACCAACAACTGGAATTGTGGTCGGTTTACTGGTGGATAGGTTTCGTATCACTTTTTGGCTTTTATCGAGCTTGGTATTTTGCGTAGTTGGCGGTATCTTTTTTGCTACCGGCGTCATAGGGCCATCTACCACGGTACTGTTTTTTATATCGGTGGTTATCATAGGTGTTGGGGTTTATGCCGCCCGGGCATTATATTTTGGGGTAATGCGTGAAGGGAGGATTCCATTGGTTTTAACGGGAACTGCGGTTGGTCTGATCTCTTTGGTGGGGTATACCCCGGATATTTTTGCTGGTCCGGCTTACGGCTATTTTTTGGATGCCTATCCAGGGGAACGGGGACATCAATATGTTTTTTGGATGCTGACCGGTTTTTCAGCAATGGGAGCCATCGCGGCTTTTATCTATTTCAAATTATATAACAAAAACTAA
- a CDS encoding DUF1272 domain-containing protein produces the protein MLELRPSCEHCHTSLPPDSEEAMICTYECTFCITCVEHLLENVCPNCGGGFEKRPVRPKAQLSNYPASSTHVHKPIDFKAFQILKDKNSSIPPNKR, from the coding sequence ATGCTTGAACTAAGACCCAGTTGTGAACATTGTCATACATCCCTTCCACCGGATAGTGAAGAGGCCATGATCTGCACCTATGAATGTACCTTTTGCATAACATGCGTGGAACACCTATTGGAAAATGTATGTCCCAACTGCGGCGGTGGTTTTGAAAAAAGGCCAGTGCGTCCCAAAGCACAGTTGAGCAACTACCCTGCTTCTTCCACTCATGTTCATAAGCCCATTGATTTTAAGGCTTTTCAAATACTGAAGGATAAAAATTCATCGATACCTCCCAATAAGAGATAA
- a CDS encoding dipeptidase yields the protein MFLFDAHLDLAMNALEWNRDLRWSVEEIRKSEFGMVDKPDRGLNTVSLPEMRKGNIGLCVATQIARYVKKGSHLPGWNSPHQAWAQTQGQLAWYQSMEAIGEMVQINDLDTLDTHLKLWQDNVPEKPIGYILSLEGADSIVTLDYLEKSYEMGLRAIGPAHYGPGTYAYGTDSDGSIGAKGKALLKKIEELDLILDVTHLCDTSFWETMDVYHGPIWASHNNCRELVDHNRQFSDEQIKELLERKAVIGVALDAWMLVPHWVRGKSTPQGMGVTLERMVHHIDHICQLAGNALHVGIGTDLDGAFGKEQCPTDLDTIADLQKVPQLLKNRGYTQEDIENIMYQNFINFLRRTWA from the coding sequence ATGTTCCTATTCGATGCACATTTGGATTTGGCGATGAACGCTTTGGAGTGGAATCGCGATTTACGATGGTCGGTGGAGGAGATTCGAAAAAGTGAGTTTGGAATGGTCGATAAACCCGATAGGGGCTTGAATACCGTTTCCTTACCAGAGATGCGTAAAGGGAACATCGGACTTTGTGTGGCTACCCAAATAGCACGCTACGTGAAAAAAGGCAGTCATTTGCCAGGTTGGAACTCCCCACATCAAGCATGGGCACAGACCCAGGGCCAACTGGCCTGGTACCAAAGTATGGAAGCTATTGGTGAAATGGTACAGATCAACGATTTGGACACCCTAGACACCCATTTGAAACTGTGGCAGGACAATGTTCCCGAAAAACCAATAGGCTATATCCTAAGCCTTGAAGGTGCCGATTCCATAGTGACCTTGGATTATTTGGAAAAGTCATATGAAATGGGACTTCGTGCCATAGGTCCGGCACATTACGGTCCTGGCACCTATGCCTATGGAACCGATTCGGATGGCAGTATCGGTGCTAAAGGCAAGGCGCTATTAAAAAAAATTGAAGAACTCGACCTCATACTGGATGTGACCCATCTTTGTGATACCAGTTTTTGGGAAACTATGGACGTATACCATGGTCCTATTTGGGCGAGCCATAACAATTGTAGGGAATTGGTGGACCATAACCGACAGTTTTCCGATGAACAGATCAAAGAATTACTCGAAAGAAAAGCGGTTATAGGTGTGGCTCTGGATGCCTGGATGTTGGTTCCACATTGGGTGCGTGGAAAGTCAACACCCCAGGGCATGGGTGTTACCTTGGAGCGAATGGTGCATCATATTGACCATATCTGTCAATTGGCGGGCAACGCCTTGCATGTTGGAATTGGTACGGATTTGGACGGCGCCTTTGGGAAGGAACAATGTCCAACGGACCTCGATACCATTGCGGATTTGCAAAAGGTGCCGCAATTACTGAAAAACAGGGGATACACCCAAGAAGATATCGAGAATATCATGTATCAAAACTTTATCAATTTTCTTAGGCGGACCTGGGCCTAG
- a CDS encoding D-TA family PLP-dependent enzyme — protein sequence MEKENWYRIKDTEQLISPSLLVFPDRIEKNIGTMLKIAGGPQPLRPHIKTHKIAEIIEMQLRHGIHKFKCATIAEAELLATTGAKDVLLAMQPSGPNITRFFDLMDTYPETHFSTIVDNAKTMDEVAKIAAAKHRVVSLFLDINSGMNRTGIAPGPEAVALYKRIADDPNLEVKGIHVYDGHIRNPDIAVRTKVCDAAFELVTQLKRDIEDLGMSVNTIVAGGTPSFPIHSRRGTVEVSPGTSLLWDHRYGTLFPEMEFVPAAVLLSRIISKPKEGYLCLDLGHKSVAPEMPLPRVRFLGDVDFEQIGQSEEHLVVTTQKSSAYEVGDILYAVPFHICPTVAKYHEVISIATNGEKEIWSVAARNNKITI from the coding sequence ATGGAAAAAGAAAACTGGTACCGCATAAAGGATACGGAACAACTTATTTCACCTTCGCTGTTGGTGTTTCCTGACAGGATTGAAAAGAACATTGGGACCATGCTTAAAATTGCGGGCGGTCCCCAGCCTCTACGGCCCCATATCAAGACCCATAAAATTGCCGAAATTATTGAAATGCAATTGAGGCACGGTATCCATAAGTTCAAATGTGCAACGATTGCGGAAGCCGAACTTCTGGCAACAACAGGGGCAAAGGACGTTTTGTTGGCCATGCAACCTTCTGGACCAAACATCACCCGTTTTTTTGATTTAATGGACACCTATCCGGAGACACATTTTTCCACAATCGTGGATAATGCCAAAACCATGGATGAAGTCGCTAAGATCGCTGCTGCGAAACATAGGGTGGTTTCGCTGTTCTTGGATATCAATAGTGGTATGAATCGTACTGGTATTGCGCCGGGACCGGAAGCTGTTGCACTGTATAAGCGAATTGCCGATGATCCAAATTTGGAGGTGAAGGGGATACATGTGTACGATGGTCATATCCGGAATCCCGATATCGCTGTTAGAACTAAAGTGTGTGATGCCGCCTTCGAATTGGTGACCCAATTGAAGCGGGATATTGAAGATTTGGGAATGTCGGTCAACACCATTGTTGCAGGAGGGACGCCTTCTTTTCCCATCCATTCCAGAAGGGGGACCGTTGAGGTATCACCGGGCACTTCATTGCTATGGGACCATCGGTATGGAACACTTTTTCCAGAGATGGAATTTGTGCCTGCCGCGGTACTGCTGAGCCGTATCATTAGTAAGCCCAAAGAAGGATATCTGTGTTTGGACCTCGGGCATAAATCGGTCGCCCCGGAAATGCCTTTACCACGAGTAAGGTTTTTGGGTGATGTTGATTTTGAACAAATCGGTCAAAGTGAGGAACATCTGGTGGTGACCACCCAAAAAAGCAGTGCTTATGAGGTGGGGGACATTTTGTATGCCGTACCTTTTCATATCTGTCCCACCGTGGCCAAATACCATGAGGTAATTTCAATCGCCACCAATGGTGAAAAGGAGATTTGGAGTGTTGCCGCACGTAACAATAAAATAACCATTTAG